In the Callospermophilus lateralis isolate mCalLat2 chromosome 19, mCalLat2.hap1, whole genome shotgun sequence genome, attttaagtcACCCCCTGCCTGACTGTACACATGCCAGTTCCCCACCTTAGGTCCGTTCTCCAAGTCATCCAGGGTGGTCCAAGGgtataaatatacaataaataccctagaaaaatatataaacatcTGCAGATCTGAAAGTAGGTAAATGGGAAAGGTGCAGACTCCCCAGAGGCATGGTAACTCCCGGTAGCAGTGAACTTGGGCTTTTCTGACTCCTGGTAGCAGTCAACTTGGGCTTTTCCCTCCCACGCAAGAGGCCAGGCAGCATTTGTAACCTTGGCCACTAGGTGGCGACGTAGGTCCGCACTGCCAGCCCTTAGTCTACCCGCCAACATTTGTGTACTTTTGAAACTTCTCAACTGGGCAGCCTCTTTCAAATTCTTTGATCTGAGTGTCACTGTCACAGGTGTTCAGGAGGAATGTGCCTAGGGGGGTGTCCTGTCCACACTCACTACCCTAACAGCAGGGCCAGCACATCTGCACCTTCCCACCTCCCCTACATAGTGGGCAGGGCCTGCAGGTGGCATTTCTATGGCGCTCTGGGTGGCTGGGAGAACTGACCTAAGGTGGGAGACTGGCACGTGCAGAGTCAGGCAGGGGTAAGGAAAAGGTCTCTCTCCTGACAGACCTCATCTTAGGGTGCCTGTGGTCCTGATCCTTTCCAGCCAAAAAGATCTGACCTCCAAATCCCACCTCCTGAGGGGTGACTTGAGTCTCCTTGTAGCTCTGAGGACTCAAGAAGGTCCACTCCAGAGAAGTGAGGGGCAGCACTAGACCATAAAGGTATTTCAGGGGCCACTGGCATGGTTCTCTTGCCCCTGCTCAGATGCTATCCTGGTTCCAAGGATAGGCAACCCAAGGTGACATGGGGTAACACTACCCACACTCCAGCACAAAGCAAGGCCTGCTACGTCTTGGGAAAGAAGGTGCCCCTGTGAGCCCTGCTCATGACCCCCTCACCTTGGAAGTGtgccacattctgcagttagaacATGTTCCCACATCACCTCCTTCCCAACAGGAGTCCAGGCTGGCACAATGCTTATTTTCACACTGGGGGGACAGTAGTAGTAGCAGCCAGCAGGGCAGTCTGGAATCCCAAGGGTTGCCATCTCAGAAAAAAATTCCCCTGGGAAATGCAGGTGCCCAGCAGCCCCGGGAGCCTGTGCCAGCCTCCCATGAGCCGAGAACACCATTTCCTCTGTGCAGCTCCTGCCCACGGCCAGCAGGCGCCACCTGCTCCACCCCCTGCAGCTTCCCTGGGCTTGCCTGTCACAGAAGGCAGGAATCCAGAGGAACGGGGCCACTTGGCTGCATGCCGGAAACCGGTGTTTGTTCTGAACAGACAGTACCCAGCTCAGAGCAGACATGTTCTGCGGCTGCTGGGCACAGGCTAGAGTCTGTGCACAGAGATGCCATTATGAGCCACGGTGAGGTTCTCAGGGTGGCCTACAAAACGCGTTTATGCCAGAtgaagtggcacatgtctgtaatctcagatactcaggaggctgaggcaagaggatcacaagttcaaggacagcctgggaaactcggcaagaccctgtcttgaaactaGTAAGAGgggctgagggctggggatatagctcaattgacaaagtgcttgccttgcatgcacaaggccttgggttcaatcctcagccaaAAAGGGGGCGGGGCGGGCTGAGAGCTgtgtgggcacagtggcacatgactgtgatcccagtggcttgggagggctgaggcacaaggattgcaagttcaaagccagcctcagcaacttagtgaggcacgaaGCAATttactgagggctggggttgtggctcagtagttaagtgctcctggggttcaatccccataccaaaaaaccaaaaggaggatgtagctcagcggtaccACACTCTCCTAGCATATTCAAGGAGGCCCTAGTTCCAATCCCTGGGAcctcagaaacaaacaaaaaacacttatCCCCAGTGCTACCTCTCATGCTGCACACATGGCCCTGATCCTGGAGAAGACATTCGACTACAGGCCCTTGTGACCACTGTGGCATTGCTGCCTCTGCAAGAATCACTCCAGCTGCATGCAGAGCAGCTGTGAAGCTGGGAAGGTTCCCTAACTCTCGGGCCTTACCGTTCCCATCTGTGAAGTGGGGACAAACTATATTCAGGCTGTTGAGGATCTCAAAGGGGTCAATACCTGCAAGCAGGTGAGAAGCTCTGGCAGCTGTCACATGAGCTCAGAGGCACAGCTGCACCACGGCAGCTGCTCCCCTGGGCAATGTGTCCCCCTCATGTGCTTCCTCAGTGTTCTCTGCTGTTTCTTCCCCATCTTTCTGATCGGTTCTCGCCAGGGGCCCCCCACCCTGGTTGAGTCTATGGGTTCAagccccatggccacctgccatctCTGTGCTGAGGACCCCACAGCAACTGCTCGGGGCCAGACTGCACCCCGGGCCTGACCTCACTGACCACTGTCAGGAAGCGCTCTGGAAGCAGGTTGGGGAAAATCTGTCACTTTTCATTCTCTGCCTTTTAGGGCTCTGGCTCCTTGGAACGACTTAACTTTTGCTGGTTTCTGCTTTTATCAAACACTCCCTGATAACGACCAAACAGCTTGGCTGCAGTCCAGTTAGAAAATGCATGCAGTTTAATGGGCTGGCAGAAGGCAAAACAAGACCTACGAAGATCTCAGCTCTGAGCTGGCCAATTCAGAACTCCAAAGCTCACCAGGGCCCCCTGACTGTAGGGGCTGTTCAACACCTAATCACAAGAAGCAGTAAGGGTAGCAGAGCAGCCGCCCTCGGGGGTCCATCTGCTGGATGTATTCTGCTATCTATATGCAGCTTCCATCCCTGCGTGGCACACACTGACCACGGGAGCCACTGCTCCTGCAGGAAGGCCAAGGCCATGGTGTTTCAGACCCAGCGAGATCCAAGTGTGGGAGACTAGACAGAGATGAAGTAGAAAGAAAATAGGGCAGGATGCCTGGTGGCCACGGGGCAGATGCACAGGAGAAGGGCATCACACCTTTTGGAAGCCCAAAAGGCTCAAAGGCAAGAGGCGGTGGAGGGGTCGGCTGCTGTGGGGGCACAGTTGCACGTACCTGGCCACCATGTTTTCCCTGAGTGCCAAAGGGGACACCCACACCTACATTAACATCGACTCTAAGCCACAGGAGCCTGAAACGTGGCAGCCGAGTTCTCAGTCAGCATACCTGAGATGCATAATTCCCAAACATGAGTACCAGCGACCCCCGCCATCCCAGGTCTGGGCCGGGCGTCTGCGAGCTAAGGAGCAAGCTGAGGCCCAGCCATATGCACTCCCAGAGCAACCTGCACTGCCATCTGGAAAGCCCAAGCCTGGCCCTGAGTTCTCACTCCACGGGGATACACACAGCCTCAGCGTGGCTGAACTCAGAGGACGGTGAAAGGGTGGGGCGCACTGGCTAGGATGTTCTGAAGGCAGAGGACAGGAGCAGCACAGCGCCTGCAGCTTCTGCTCATATCTCGCCAAGCAGAGCAATAAGAGACAGCAGAGGTCTACGATGGACACCCGTCTCCCCTCTGAAGGCCAAAGTCAAGCTCTGGCTTTTGACTGGTGGTAAGAAGACACTCAGCTCAACACTTCTGCCTCAGCTGTGTTACAGGACCAGAGATGGCACCAACCTCCAGGGACAACTGTGGGAATGACCAGCTGGATGCCAGGCCCTTGGCAAAAATACGAAGCAAGTGCACACTGTTCTAGGGACAATGACACATGGGCTAAGACGTGGCTCTATGGCCCCATGCTGCCTGCACCTGCCCATCCCAGCAGCTGAAGACCTGCAGAGAGACCCTCTGATTTACCTATGCCCTGCCCCCTCCTCTTGGCCTCGTAGAACTAGATTTGCTACCTTCACATTTTGGGTGATTTTTCAAAATCAGACCTGCTGAGATTTTCGAATAGGTCTTAAGATAACAAATTCTTATCCTTTAAGTAACAGGATGTATAACACAaaataaaactaacaaataattgaaggaaaaaaagtcaaaaaataaataagtcaataaaagaagtcaacaaataaaaaataataaaaaaaaagtcaataactGTCACAAGAGCCCCTTCGCTCCACAGCTCTGCTCAGGGTGGGTCCACTCCAGGTGGCTCCAGAAGTGCCAGGTGGCCCCGTAGGGCCTCAGGTGAGTCTGAGGTCTATGGCTTCTACCTCCCCACACTCTCCTGGCCTGGTCCTGCCGCTCTATCCCAGGCCTCCACCTAGAGACTGTCCTGCTTCTGAGTTAATCTCTACTGTCTCCATTCTGTGCCCCTCTAGTCTGTGGGGGATGCCAGTAGGCCCCCTCCCCTGGCTGACGTCCCTTAGCACCTCACCTGCACacagccctcatcttctcccaccTCCCTGCAGGGTCCTGGCTGCTATAAATTTGGGGGAATTTTCAAATCTCTGGGGCTTCCACAAATGCTGCCAACCACACCAGAAGCCCTGACCCCACGGGCCCTAGCTAACCATTATATATCCTCCAAGAATCACAGAGTTGGGTAGAAGGCCTCAGGTTCAAATCCTGGTCCTCTGACTTAGTGGTTCATATGAATGAGGACAATCACACCCACCCAGCAGGACAGTCATGAGGGTTGGATAAGATGGTACACAAGGCAGCCCACATGGGGCCATCACTCAAACTTCAAGCATAATAACTGCGACACTAAGCGCAGAGACCTCTGCCCCAGCACCAAGAGGCTCTGCTAGACTGCTACTGTGCAGAGCCTCCTGAGCCCTGCACTGTGTGCAAGCTCTGAGCCCAGGGACAGGCCTCTGTGGGAACCTCCAAGTGTGCTCTTGGCAGCCTGGCTGCAAGCTTGCAGTTGAGCTGCCTTGCTCCCCCTCACCAGCCTCTAAGGCCTCCAAAGAGCCAGAAGAGGGCACAGAGGTGCCGAGGGCCCCTCACCTGAGGTCCTTTAGCCGCCTGCAGTGCTTTAGCATGTCCGAGAGGGCAGGCATGTAGACCACCTTCCCCATCATGCCCAGGTTGGCCAGCGAGAGGGACTGCAGCTGCTGGCACTGCAAGCCGATGCTGACCAGCCCAGAGCCGGTCAGGATCCCCGGCAGCTGGGCCAGTGTCAGATGCCGCAGGAAGGCCAATTGGCCAATGGCAGCCACTTCCGAGTCCCCAACGTTCTGTGCCCGGCTACAGGGTGGGAGGGAATTGCGGATGGCAGGCTCATTGCGTGGCATGGCTGAGGAAAAGTTGGACCCGATCAGCTCGAGGTGCTCCAGAAAGGGTAGGTTCTTCAGAAGAGACCAGAACACAGAGGAAGGCTGGGGGGCTGCCTGGCCCAGGAAGGGGCTGGGGCAGGTCTGCACACCTATGCGCACCTTCTTGCCAAAGCCACGGGGCACAGCACGCATCACCGGCTGCACAGGCACACGGTCAGCCCAGGCTGCCGCATCCGCAACAGAGCACACAGGCAGGGACAGGGAGCGCAGGTGGCGTAGCCGGGCCAGGAGCTGACAGAGGTGACCGCCTGGGCCCTCAGCACTGTGGTGGTGTGCTGCTGAGAGGTTCAGGTGCCTCAGGTTGCAGCAGGCTGCCACCAACGTCTCCAGGATACTGCTGTCGATAGCATCCTCTGCCTTGCGCAGCAGGGAATCGGGGGACAGGCAGTGCACGCAGCCACTGAGGTTCAGGCTAGACAGGCTGCGGAGGTCCTTCCCGCCATTGATGACCCGCTGGATCAGGTGGCCACCAGACAGTGTACACCGGCTGAAGCTAAAGTAAAAGGGATTGTTGAACTTCATGTGCTGGAGGAGCGAGGAGCCATTCAGCCAGGACTTGGGCAGCTGCAGGGCGTCCAGGGCCACGTTTCGGGCCATGGATTCCAGGAGGTTCTTGGTGGCTCCGCTCTCGGCGAAGCTGCCAGGGACAGAGATGAGAAAGGCATGCAGGTTCTCGGGTGTGCGATCGCTGAGCACTGCCAGATACAGCCGCACCACCTCCTGGTTGATGTAGCCGGGGGCCAGGCGCGCGTAGAAGACGCGCAGGTTTTGGTAGTGGGGCACGTTGCTCTGGCCCACCATGAGCTGGCCTGAGAGGACAGCGCCCTCGCGCGTGCGGTCCAGGATCTCAAAGTAGAGGAGCAGCTTCTGGAGACTGGCGCAGCACGGGACCACACCGTAGGAGGGCGTGAACAGCGTCTGCTTGAGTTCCCGCACTCGGCTCAGCGTGGCCTTGCATTCACTGCTCAGCTGACTGGCATCGAAGCCGGGGCTCACATCAATGGCCAGTGAGCGTAGATGCTGCAGGGCCGAGAGCACCTTGGAGAGGCGCAGAGAGGTCAGGTGGCAGCCCGAGAGGTTCACTTTCACCAGGCCACGGCAGCGGGCCACGTGCTCAATGGTGGAACCCGAGAGCCAGTAGCAGCCGGCCATGTTCAGCTGCTGGATCTCCTGGCCAATCTCCTTCACCAGCTGCTTCACCTTGTCCTCACTGGCCTGCAGGACAGGGATGggcaggaaaggaaggaaagggacTGAAGGCACCCAAGTGCTTCCTTGGCCCCTCGGTGCACACTCCCCACAATATCAGAGAGCCATGGGGGTCCGGTGGAGGCCCTCTGCTTCAGGCTGGAAGAAAAGTTACCTGCCCCTCCCTACCAACTCTTCTGCCGCAAGCCAGTAGTCAGGAGACCCCAGATTCATGGGAATGGAAAGTGGTACAGCCACTGTAGAAAGCACTTTGCTAAAAACTAAACATAGAATTACCATGATTGAGCACCTGCACACCTAGCTATATACCCAAGGAGCAGGGAAACCAACTGAcacctgcacagtgagtttgtcgCACCGTGTACCACGACAGCCAACACATGGAAACAACCAAATGACTACCAACAAAGGAAAGATGCACGAAGTGTGGTCTGTCCatgtaatggaatattacttagccatgaAAAGGAATGAAGTTCTCACACATGCTACAATGTAGATAAACCTTAAGGACATGCTGCGTAAGAGAAGCCTCACACAAAAGCTCAACtcttatatgattccatttatgtgaaatAACTACAacaggcagggctggggatgtagctcagttggtagagtgcttgccttgcatgcacatggccctgggttcaatccccagcacaaaaaaacaaaacaaacaaaaaaaaacctacaaCTGGCAAATCCAGAAACAGAAAGTAGGCTAAAAGGTTAACAGGCTAAGAAAAGGGGGACAAAAAGCTATTATGTAATAGTTCCAAAGTTTCTATTTACAATGATGAAAAAATTCTGGAGTGGGTAGTAGTAGTGATGGTTGTACAGGCTATGAGTATACTTGATGCCACTggattatacattttaaaatgattcaggctgggtgcagtggtgtacacctgtaatcccagcagctggggaggctgaaacaggagatcatgaattcgaagccagcctcagcaacagtgaggcgctaagcaactcagtgagaccctgtctctaaataaaacacaaaagagggctggggatgtggctcagaggccaagtgtccctgagttcaacccccggtacccaaagacaggaaaaaaaacaacaacaataaaagatTCAAACATACAGAATCTCAGCCACTCAAGGGGATGAAtgaagcagaaggatcccaaACCTGAGCAACTTGGTGAAACCCTATTTTGAATAAAAGGGCTAGAGGTGtaattcagtggcagagcacttgccaatcatatgccaggccctgggttcaatccccagcaccaaaaataaaaaaagtcaaAACCTGCACAGGAGTCTACAATGGGAGGATTGTTTGAGCCTAGGagcttgagaccagcctgggcacaaAACAAGGCCCCATcgccaagaaaaaaaaaggagattaaAACTGTAAATTTTATGGATtttaaatcaaaattttaaaacgaTCAAAATGACAAATCTTACACTTCGTTTTGAGGTAGGGGGGCATCTTGCTCTGTTGTCCAGGGTGGCTgaagtgatcctcttgcctcagccttctaaacaggtgggactataggtgtgtgccactgcacctcgtTACATTACATACATTTTGCCACAACTCAACAAAATTAATAATGTAACATACAAAAAAACATTAAACtacacactttaaataatgaatagattGTACGTTAGAACCATATATCAATAAAactgttttggaaaaaaaatcagggagccagatatggtggcatatacctgtaatcccagcaacttgggaggctgaggcagaaggatcacaaattcaaggtcagcttccGTAACCtagaaagccctaagcaacttaatgagaccctgtctcacaataaaaaagaaaagggttggggatatagctcagtggcaaagtgcccctggattcaattttcagtaccacccccaccccccaaaaaaaggagaGCAGCTGAGCACGCACAAGGCTCCAGGTTCCATCCtgaaccccaccaaaaaaaaaaaaaaaaaaaaggcacaagtcCCATCTGGGGAGAAGGCCTCCAGCTGCAGTGCAGTGAGATGGTCTGGGTGTGGCCATGTCTCTTGCCCTGGAACCGCCCAGGTGAGCCCACACTCAGCAGGGGAGCACAGGGATTTCCCAGAAATTTTAACAAGTAATTGCAACTCCCTCGCACTGCTGAGGGTGTCACAGTGACACCCTGCACCTCCAGGGCTGCATGTTCAACTTCACAGACTTCCAGCACCACCCTGGCACCTAGCATGTCCACTCCTGGGTCCCTATGGGAGGCAGGCCTCCTACCTCCCACACTTTTCTGCCCTGGCTTCTGTCACTTAATGCATGCTGGAGATTGCGTTAATTGAGAGGTGGAATTCCCAACTGCACAGGGCCCTGCCAGCACCCAAAGACCAGCACCTTGGCTGTTTCCAACCTCCTGCCCGATGCCCACCTCACCTGATAGTCCTTCTGCAGCAACACGGTGTGGACAAGGCTCTTATCAAGACACAGGGCTGCGAGCTTCCGGCAGGTATGACGGACATTCAGAACCAGGTCTATACTAGGGACATGGCTCAGGATGTGCAGCAGGATCTCATCAGAAAACCCCAGCAGGTGGGCGCCACCTGCCACATCAGCTGCTGCTGGGGGCACATCATCCTCATTGGACACGTCCTAAAAATAAGGAGGACACCAAATTTCTACAGGATCCCCAAGGGTGACTATCAGCCTGCCCTTCCCAGCTAAGAAGAGCCCAAAGAAGCACCCCCGCCCCGCCCATGAAAAAGCAGGTGCTTTAACCAAATAACTGTGGAGTTAAGAACTAATGATATTCCTCAAAAACCCCTTTTAGATCTGCAAACCAGGATCAAAGATTAGAAAGAACTTCACTATGTTTAGGAGATTTTTTCCACTAATGGTGTCATCTAGTCAACTCTCAAATATTTTATACTCAAGGATGTGACCTGTCACCTAAACCCACTGATGAAAGCTACTAACTCCAGACTCTGATGTGAAGCTCTACCCTTACAGATCCTAGGCCAGGAGAACTGTCAAGAAGACTACAGAGGACACCAGTGTCTAAATCTCACAGGGGGCTGTGGTGACCACAGGAGACACTGCATATCATGTCCTCAGAATGCCTGCCACAGGGCTTGTGGGAGCATGATCACTAGGGTATGTAAAAACAGAGGAACCatcactgaaaaagaaacatacaAGTCCAAAACAATAGCACCTACTAGATGAATaaatcatgtttttatttttattaactttttaattttgacaTGGGGTCTTGCTATTGTTGCCcatggtcttgctatgttgccaaaCTCCTAGGCtgaagagatcctcctgcctcagcctcccaagtagacaGGGGTACAGGCATGCATCCCTGTGCCTGGCTAGACTAACAACATTTAAAATCTTAcagtaataaataataaagaggGCACAACTTATCTCCAATTTTCAAACTTCTTGGTTAGAAACTCATCTTGGTAGCTCCAAAAGATATCCACACATTTCATTTTGCTTTTCTATAAACACCTGGCAAACTACAAGGTTTTCTTCCCTAATCTGGGGCTGTGGTCCAAATGCTCAAGGCCTTTTGGATTTGTACAACCAGCTAGCATCTAAGGCCACACCACCCTGAACACGCCCAATCTTGTCTGATTTGTACAACTAGGAGGGAGGGGGGCTGAGCCTCTGCTAAAGTGATAGGAAATTCCCAAATCAAGGACAAAGGAGTGCTTAAGACTACATAAGGGGAGCATGTTCCTTCCCTTCCCAATGCTGAGGGCCCCCCTCCCTAATGACCACTCCCAGCAGAGCGCCCACCACCATCCCTTCTGCTGCCTTTTCCAGGAATTGTGTCCACACAAACCTTCATCTGCAGTCCGCCTTCTTCCACTCTGCTTCCTGCACACATCTGTAGGGAGGGAAGCCTTGAGTTTGTGAAAGCTCAGCTGCTGCCATGGCAACCATGAAGCCCATGGAGGAAGAGCCTGACTGCACACCCCACACTGGGGCCGTCTCTCCTGGAACTAACTGTGCCATCCCTCAcctcctccccagcctccccaggCCCCAGAGGTACCCCAGAGGGTCTCCCACCTGAGCTTCCCTACAAACAAAGAAGAATCCACCATCCTCTGGAAAGGGAAGCCACAATGGACACCAAAGGACACAATCAGTACAGAAGGGCGTCTACCACAAAGGTCAAAAGTTCAAGGACTCATCAAGACAGGATAAGGCCTTCCACCTTCCCTCCATATCAGGAAGCAGCAGACAGGAGTCTTTCCCTGGGCCCGTCTTCCCACCTCCATTGTGACAAGGGTAGATGATAGCCATCAATTCCAGCCTACTGATGCTCCAGGTCGTATTCTGGGCCTACTGTTTCCAACCACAAGTGACTTTCCCTTAGCACAGTATTTCCTGGAGACAAGTCATGGGGATCACCCAGGCACCTCTTAAAAACTCAGATTCCCTGCTGGGGGTGTAACCCCAGTGTTAGAGAGTTTACCTGGCACATACAAGGCTCTGGTTCAAAGggtcctcagccaaaaggaaaagaaaaggaccAGATTCCCCCATCAGGCCCCTGAGGCAAGGACAATCTCTATCAGCAAAGAGGACTCCAGAGAGGGCCAAAGCTGAAGAGGGAGGGGCTGTGAGATCACAAGACTCCCCCATCCTGAAACCCAATTTATAGACTTATTCAAGTAAGAATGCCACAGTGAGCTCACATGGGGAGATGGGAACAGGGACAAATCACAAAATCCTCAGCACTGAGAATGTAGCTCGGAGCAGAGCACTTGACCAGGTGtgtatttgatccccagcattgttaaaaataagtaaataaataaataaataacaaaaaaaatgctGGGCGTGGtaactcacacctgtaatcctgagtaagaagactgaggcaggaggttagctgagttcaaagccagtcttagtaaaatcctctctcaaaaaaaattttttttttaaagagagagagaggtagagagagagagagagagaattttaatatttattttttagttatcggcaggcacaacatcttttgtttttttgtatgtggtgctgaggatcaaactcgggccgcacgcattccaggcgagtgtgctaccgcttgagccacatccccagccccctctctcaaatttttaaaaactaataaaggcctgaggatatggcttagtggtagagtgcccctggattcaatccctagtagtgGGTGGGGGGAAGCCAGCATCATGAGATTCCTACAGGTATACTACTATAGttaatctctttttttctttctttttttttttttttttaatatttattttttagttttttttttttcgaaggacacaacatcattgtttgtatgtggtgctgaggatcgaacctgggccgcacgcatgccaggcgagcacgctaccgcttgagccacatccccagcccctctttttttctttctttctttctttttgcggTGTTGTGGATAGATACCAAGGTCTtgaacatactaggcaagtgctcttaactgagccacatccccatctccCTGAATTTTTCTTAAAGCCACCTAGAAATAACAGAAATTCAAAtgatgccaggcacagtggcacatgcctataatcccaacagctctggaggcagaggcaggatgattgttagttcaaagccaacctcagcaactcagcaaggccctaagcaactcagcaagaccctgtctctaaataaaatagggctggagatgggacTCAGTTAAGGCCCcttggtccaatccccagtatccaaaaTAAACAGTGCTCATGAGCACACAGGATTACAATTCACTCCCTCCAACCAGCCCCAGCACACTCCACAGATCATCTTTCCCATACGCTGTAACCCAAGTAAAAGATGTAGCCTGTTAGTCCACAGCATGACCCCTCAGGCTTCTTGTGGGGACAGCATCCACATTCTGCAGCAGCACTAATGCACCTAGATGAGAGGAGAAACCATTGGGTAGCAGTTTATAACACTCCCATCCTGGGAGGTAGCTGCTGGGTTTGCAACAGCCTGGTCCAAACTCAAGCTTCCTGAGACAATTTCTCTAAGTTAACACACCATGCACTCAAAAAAGGAAGCTTAAGGACAGGCAAGACACTAAGGGTGTGGACCCAAACAGAAGAATGGGCTCCcacaatttgtttgtttgttttgtggtgctggggatttaactcatggCCTTATGCATGTTTTATTTCACAAATTAAgaactgaggggctggggatatagctcagttggtagagtttgctttacatgcccaaggccctgggtttaatccccagcaccatggggggggggggggaatctaCTAACTGaactctttttttggtactgaggatcaaacccaggggtactATACCAGTaggctacatcccagtccttttttttttttttttttaatatttattttttagttgtagttggacacaatacatttattttatttatttatatgtagtgatgaggattgaacccagggcctcacacgtgctaggtgagtgctctaccgctgagccacaaccccagcccacatcccag is a window encoding:
- the Fbxl18 gene encoding F-box/LRR-repeat protein 18 isoform X2; the encoded protein is MASSGEDVSNEDDVPPAAADVAGGAHLLGFSDEILLHILSHVPSIDLVLNVRHTCRKLAALCLDKSLVHTVLLQKDYQASEDKVKQLVKEIGQEIQQLNMAGCYWLSGSTIEHVARCRGLVKVNLSGCHLTSLRLSKVLSALQHLRSLAIDVSPGFDASQLSSECKATLSRVRELKQTLFTPSYGVVPCCASLQKLLLYFEILDRTREGAVLSGQLMVGQSNVPHYQNLRVFYARLAPGYINQEVVRLYLAVLSDRTPENLHAFLISVPGSFAESGATKNLLESMARNVALDALQLPKSWLNGSSLLQHMKFNNPFYFSFSRCTLSGGHLIQRVINGGKDLRSLSSLNLSGCVHCLSPDSLLRKAEDAIDSSILETLVAACCNLRHLNLSAAHHHSAEGPGGHLCQLLARLRHLRSLSLPVCSVADAAAWADRVPVQPVMRAVPRGFGKKVRIGVQTCPSPFLGQAAPQPSSVFWSLLKNLPFLEHLELIGSNFSSAMPRNEPAIRNSLPPCSRAQNVGDSEVAAIGQLAFLRHLTLAQLPGILTGSGLVSIGLQCQQLQSLSLANLGMMGKVVYMPALSDMLKHCRRLKDLRLEQPYFSANAQFFQALSQCSSLQRLCLVSRSGSLQPEAVLAFMARCPHVVVCHMFTGESLATCKNLQQSLLRSFQTERPALNVIIFPLLHEGLTDVIRDVPMVHLDEITLFKSRVAEEPPNLWW
- the Fbxl18 gene encoding F-box/LRR-repeat protein 18 isoform X1 — translated: MASSGEMCAGSRVEEGGLQMKDVSNEDDVPPAAADVAGGAHLLGFSDEILLHILSHVPSIDLVLNVRHTCRKLAALCLDKSLVHTVLLQKDYQASEDKVKQLVKEIGQEIQQLNMAGCYWLSGSTIEHVARCRGLVKVNLSGCHLTSLRLSKVLSALQHLRSLAIDVSPGFDASQLSSECKATLSRVRELKQTLFTPSYGVVPCCASLQKLLLYFEILDRTREGAVLSGQLMVGQSNVPHYQNLRVFYARLAPGYINQEVVRLYLAVLSDRTPENLHAFLISVPGSFAESGATKNLLESMARNVALDALQLPKSWLNGSSLLQHMKFNNPFYFSFSRCTLSGGHLIQRVINGGKDLRSLSSLNLSGCVHCLSPDSLLRKAEDAIDSSILETLVAACCNLRHLNLSAAHHHSAEGPGGHLCQLLARLRHLRSLSLPVCSVADAAAWADRVPVQPVMRAVPRGFGKKVRIGVQTCPSPFLGQAAPQPSSVFWSLLKNLPFLEHLELIGSNFSSAMPRNEPAIRNSLPPCSRAQNVGDSEVAAIGQLAFLRHLTLAQLPGILTGSGLVSIGLQCQQLQSLSLANLGMMGKVVYMPALSDMLKHCRRLKDLRLEQPYFSANAQFFQALSQCSSLQRLCLVSRSGSLQPEAVLAFMARCPHVVVCHMFTGESLATCKNLQQSLLRSFQTERPALNVIIFPLLHEGLTDVIRDVPMVHLDEITLFKSRVAEEPPNLWW
- the Fbxl18 gene encoding F-box/LRR-repeat protein 18 isoform X4, with amino-acid sequence MASSGEMCAGSRVEEGGLQMKDVSNEDDVPPAAADVAGGAHLLGFSDEILLHILSHVPSIDLVLNVRHTCRKLAALCLDKSLVHTVLLQKDYQASEDKVKQLVKEIGQEIQQLNMAGCYWLSGSTIEHVARCRGLVKVNLSGCHLTSLRLSKVLSALQHLRSLAIDVSPGFDASQLSSECKATLSRVRELKQTLFTPSYGVVPCCASLQKLLLYFEILDRTREGAVLSGQLMVGQSNVPHYQNLRVFYARLAPGYINQEVVRLYLAVLSDRTPENLHAFLISVPGSFAESGATKNLLESMARNVALDALQLPKSWLNGSSLLQHMKFNNPFYFSFSRCTLSGGHLIQRVINGGKDLRSLSSLNLSGCVHCLSPDSLLRKAEDAIDSSILETLVAACCNLRHLNLSAAHHHSAEGPGGHLCQLLARLRHLRSLSLPVCSVADAAAWADRVPVQPVMRAVPRGFGKKVRIGVQTCPSPFLGQAAPQPSSVFWSLLKNLPFLEHLELIGSNFSSAMPRNEPAIRNSLPPCSRAQNVGDSEVAAIGQLAFLRHLTLAQLPGILTGSGLVSIGLQCQQLQSLSLANLGMMGKVVYMPALSDMLKHCRRLKDLSFQTERPALNVIIFPLLHEGLTDVIRDVPMVHLDEITLFKSRVAEEPPNLWW